A stretch of the Thermofilum adornatum genome encodes the following:
- a CDS encoding MFS transporter, translating into MAKWLAKVKDSFTKIPKNIRVLAFGWLVWSPVQAMAGPYTQLYVSKLGASPEDISLVQSATQIANSFSRLLGGFLSDKYGRKKILWIGTLLVAGTYLLMAIAPDWQTYAISNVLNGISLFYQPALEGIQADSVPISLRGRMNAILSLVPGLASSLSPLGGAYLVNIFGIVEGVRIIFFLSFLTGIITALSRLFWIEETITTKDTINASGNFLFSYIDALRKISHETYLLMTTDILLNLVGAMTFLGNYYMYYYLEVDKNGLAILATVGSVVNLLLLLPVGKIVDTRGRNFSITLGFLLGTLSQVIFVLAPPSSWLTLPLLLLSTTIGSVAGVFYGLAYSSLRADLVPKEYRGRVYALWGLFPSFTWSLGALIGGWMYNNLGPTSPFVSSLLLRLLLSPLLLFWYRQLTYKVDEVIRSFEGS; encoded by the coding sequence GTGGCTAAGTGGCTTGCAAAGGTAAAAGACTCCTTTACGAAAATCCCGAAAAACATACGGGTACTGGCATTCGGCTGGCTAGTTTGGTCACCTGTCCAGGCAATGGCCGGACCATATACACAGCTATATGTTAGCAAGCTAGGCGCTTCCCCAGAGGACATCTCGCTTGTGCAATCAGCCACACAGATCGCTAACTCTTTTTCAAGGCTTCTCGGCGGATTTCTCTCCGATAAGTATGGCAGAAAGAAGATTCTCTGGATTGGAACACTCTTAGTAGCTGGGACATACCTATTAATGGCGATAGCTCCAGACTGGCAAACATATGCTATCTCAAACGTCCTGAATGGCATCTCACTTTTTTACCAGCCGGCCCTTGAGGGGATACAGGCAGACTCTGTACCAATATCATTGAGGGGCAGGATGAACGCGATTCTCAGTCTAGTGCCTGGACTTGCCTCGTCGCTTTCACCGCTTGGCGGTGCCTACCTTGTGAATATATTTGGAATAGTTGAGGGCGTGAGGATAATCTTTTTCCTATCTTTTCTAACAGGCATCATCACGGCCCTTTCGCGTCTTTTCTGGATAGAAGAAACCATAACCACAAAAGACACAATAAACGCCAGTGGAAACTTTTTGTTCTCCTACATTGATGCCCTTAGAAAAATCAGCCATGAAACATACCTTTTGATGACTACCGATATTTTGCTCAATCTTGTAGGTGCAATGACTTTTCTTGGGAACTATTATATGTATTATTATCTAGAGGTTGACAAGAATGGTCTAGCTATCCTAGCTACAGTTGGAAGCGTTGTGAATCTATTGCTTCTTCTACCCGTTGGGAAGATTGTTGATACGCGTGGAAGAAACTTTTCTATAACACTAGGCTTTCTTCTAGGAACATTAAGCCAAGTAATCTTCGTTTTGGCTCCACCGTCTTCCTGGCTCACTCTTCCTCTATTGCTCCTGTCCACCACTATAGGCTCAGTTGCAGGCGTATTTTATGGCCTGGCTTATTCTTCTTTGAGGGCAGACCTTGTCCCAAAGGAGTATAGGGGGAGAGTCTATGCCCTCTGGGGGCTATTCCCGTCGTTTACGTGGAGTCTAGGAGCTCTGATAGGTGGCTGGATGTATAATAACCTGGGACCTACATCTCCTTTCGTTTCAAGCCTTCTTTTGAGGCTTCTTCTATCCCCTCTCCTTCTTTTTTGGTACCGCCAGCTAACCTATAAAGTGGACGAGGTAATTAGGAGCTTTGAGGGTAGCTAG
- a CDS encoding DUF998 domain-containing protein produces the protein MIKMKALKILRTLLLVLGPLSFLVFLVTVYFAASCNPWWNFFKGAFSDLGSPRATNPWIFNIGLMTMGTIIALYSLGILWSVETKLEGFASGLLFVSGIFLFLIGYYPSGTKPHTFVSTWFYLQSFLTSAFLGLALLAKKEKLFGSILFLLGILPVPLGYLIQLTIGWPSVAVLELAGALFIEASALTASIYFLRIVKAKTT, from the coding sequence ATGATCAAAATGAAAGCTTTGAAGATACTCAGAACACTGTTACTGGTCCTTGGTCCCCTCAGCTTCCTAGTCTTCCTTGTTACAGTCTATTTCGCAGCCTCTTGTAACCCGTGGTGGAATTTCTTTAAAGGTGCATTTAGCGACCTAGGCTCGCCTAGGGCCACGAATCCATGGATATTTAATATTGGCCTTATGACTATGGGAACAATTATTGCCTTATATTCCCTAGGCATCCTTTGGTCTGTCGAAACAAAGCTTGAAGGCTTCGCCTCCGGCCTCCTTTTTGTCTCAGGCATATTTCTGTTCCTAATAGGATATTATCCCAGCGGAACAAAACCCCACACATTTGTATCCACGTGGTTCTACCTTCAGTCCTTCCTGACTTCAGCATTTCTCGGTCTAGCGCTTCTCGCAAAGAAGGAGAAACTTTTTGGTTCAATATTGTTTCTCTTGGGTATTCTCCCAGTACCTCTCGGCTACTTAATACAATTAACCATAGGGTGGCCCTCCGTTGCAGTTCTGGAGCTCGCCGGGGCATTATTCATTGAAGCCAGCGCTTTGACGGCATCAATCTATTTCCTTAGAATCGTGAAAGCAAAAACAACATAA
- a CDS encoding phosphate ABC transporter ATP-binding protein: MENPAVRIQNLNVYYGNEQVLFNINLSVPRNSVYAILGPSGCGKSTLLRTINRLIELRPEARVEGKVEIMGIDVYRELPREQVARLAGMVFQMPNPLPHLSIYDNVALGPRLHGVAKGRKLDEIVREALEQAGLWEEVKNKLKKPATSLSGGQQQRLCIARALALRPPVLLMDEPTANLDPVNESKIEELIRKLSRETTIIIVTHDPEQAKRVANRGAIIFKGKIVKENFIDSLFAVPYYDLIQKLTLEERMIIEALQEKR, encoded by the coding sequence ATGGAAAATCCAGCTGTCCGAATCCAAAACTTAAATGTTTACTATGGAAATGAACAAGTTCTTTTTAACATCAACCTCAGTGTTCCAAGAAACAGCGTATACGCCATATTGGGCCCCTCTGGATGTGGAAAATCTACCCTGCTAAGGACGATAAATCGATTAATAGAGCTTAGACCAGAGGCCAGAGTTGAAGGAAAAGTCGAGATAATGGGCATAGATGTTTACAGGGAGCTCCCCCGCGAACAAGTGGCACGGCTAGCTGGAATGGTTTTCCAAATGCCAAACCCGTTGCCTCACCTCTCGATATATGACAACGTCGCGCTGGGACCAAGGCTACACGGAGTAGCTAAAGGCAGAAAACTAGATGAAATAGTAAGAGAAGCCCTTGAACAGGCAGGATTGTGGGAAGAAGTTAAAAACAAACTGAAAAAGCCGGCAACTTCTCTTAGTGGCGGACAACAACAACGCTTGTGCATTGCAAGGGCGCTTGCCTTGCGTCCGCCGGTTCTACTAATGGATGAGCCCACAGCCAATTTAGACCCCGTTAATGAATCAAAAATAGAAGAACTCATACGAAAGCTTTCACGTGAAACAACAATAATAATTGTTACCCATGACCCGGAACAAGCCAAGAGAGTCGCAAATAGAGGAGCAATTATCTTCAAAGGAAAAATAGTAAAAGAAAACTTTATCGACAGCTTGTTCGCTGTCCCCTACTACGACCTAATACAAAAACTAACACTGGAAGAGAGAATGATAATTGAAGCATTACAGGAAAAAAGATAG
- a CDS encoding GbsR/MarR family transcriptional regulator, whose amino-acid sequence MHSTPPQTLINLVSRLVSRLELGEAASKVLATLILSEFPLSQTEIVHLTGYSLSQVSSALSLLVSVGLVSFVKSGRKKLYFSDKGIDELLGEIARKMIEKDLKPLARELEKLPKEREKIQSLMDECNQAIEKLQETFLLDTLKNMRSMNAKINR is encoded by the coding sequence ATGCATTCAACGCCTCCCCAGACGCTTATCAACTTGGTGTCTAGGCTTGTATCAAGGCTTGAGCTAGGAGAAGCGGCCTCAAAGGTTCTTGCAACACTTATTCTATCCGAGTTTCCACTTTCCCAGACAGAAATTGTCCACCTGACTGGATACAGTTTAAGCCAAGTAAGCTCCGCACTTTCCTTGCTTGTCAGCGTTGGCTTAGTATCCTTTGTTAAAAGTGGAAGGAAAAAGTTATACTTTTCAGATAAGGGCATCGACGAGTTATTGGGAGAGATAGCCCGCAAAATGATTGAGAAAGACCTGAAGCCTCTTGCAAGGGAACTTGAAAAGCTCCCCAAAGAGCGTGAAAAAATCCAGTCTTTGATGGATGAATGTAACCAAGCTATCGAGAAGCTTCAGGAGACTTTCCTATTAGATACACTGAAAAATATGAGAAGCATGAACGCAAAAATTAACAGGTAG
- a CDS encoding energy-coupling factor ABC transporter ATP-binding protein: MLEGRNLTFSYLKDDLVLENVSIQVKTGRIQTVLGPNGSGKTTLLLLVSGLLRPLSGEVLLDGKNLFEMLPGARRYIGVMFQNPDDHLFSPTVRDELLFTLSQLELTRGEVEAKIQLVANMLHLEHLLNKPVHALSFGEKRRVALASIIIYDPTYLLLDEPFANLDPKTTALFLKLLCDLRKSRGILLASQDVALAEKISDYVYILSNKKIIWEGEPPIPRNILDEAGLQTEIAPCSFGQSTR; the protein is encoded by the coding sequence ATGCTGGAAGGTAGAAATCTTACATTTTCTTACCTTAAAGATGACTTGGTGCTTGAGAATGTATCTATCCAAGTAAAGACTGGAAGAATCCAAACTGTCTTGGGACCAAATGGTTCTGGCAAAACCACACTGTTACTGCTTGTTTCTGGTCTTCTGAGGCCGCTTTCTGGCGAGGTTCTACTTGATGGCAAAAATCTGTTTGAAATGTTGCCAGGCGCTAGGAGGTATATTGGTGTAATGTTCCAGAACCCAGATGACCATTTATTCAGCCCAACGGTCCGAGATGAGCTTCTCTTTACGTTAAGCCAGTTAGAATTGACACGCGGAGAAGTAGAGGCAAAGATCCAACTTGTAGCTAACATGCTCCATCTAGAACATTTGTTGAATAAACCTGTCCATGCGCTAAGCTTCGGTGAAAAAAGGAGAGTGGCGCTAGCAAGCATAATTATATACGACCCAACATATCTCCTCCTAGATGAGCCGTTTGCTAACCTTGATCCCAAGACCACTGCCCTCTTCCTCAAACTTTTATGCGACCTCAGAAAATCGAGGGGAATACTGCTGGCTAGCCAAGATGTAGCCCTGGCTGAGAAAATAAGTGACTATGTCTACATTCTTAGCAATAAGAAGATTATTTGGGAGGGAGAACCTCCCATCCCTAGGAACATTCTTGACGAGGCTGGTCTACAGACTGAGATAGCTCCATGCAGCTTCGGGCAGAGTACGCGTTAA
- a CDS encoding PstA family ABC transporter permease, with protein MNLRSIKNEIGFLLIVLSVGFILLAIFSLIIVPLILGFKVIIEAGPAFFTTAPAAPGEGSPGGIYYTLIGSFVMISLAVAIAFPIGFLTGVYINEYPQTRLAILAESASHFLSEVPSVILGIFIYATYVLATKNTSLIAGALSLSLAILPYTVVQVRESLRVIPFIYREAAHSLGLPRWKTVFFVLVPMNLRGILVGLLSAFLRAFSETAPVLFTAGAAFYGFYGLDGPSSTLPLLVWNFAKTPYENWQKLAWGASSILALVSISLSLIIRKATKEVRF; from the coding sequence GTGAATCTTCGCTCCATAAAAAATGAAATTGGTTTCTTATTGATCGTTTTATCTGTTGGATTTATTCTACTGGCGATTTTTTCCCTAATAATTGTACCCCTAATCCTTGGATTCAAAGTGATAATCGAAGCAGGACCAGCATTCTTTACTACGGCACCTGCCGCTCCAGGTGAAGGGTCTCCCGGAGGAATCTATTATACGCTCATAGGTAGTTTCGTAATGATATCACTAGCAGTAGCCATCGCTTTTCCTATAGGTTTCTTGACAGGTGTATACATAAATGAATATCCACAGACCAGACTTGCAATACTGGCAGAAAGTGCATCACACTTCCTAAGCGAAGTTCCGAGTGTAATCCTCGGCATATTTATTTATGCAACATACGTTCTTGCGACTAAGAACACATCGCTAATTGCCGGTGCGTTGAGTCTTTCCTTGGCAATACTTCCATATACAGTGGTTCAGGTGAGGGAATCTCTGAGAGTTATCCCCTTCATTTATAGGGAGGCCGCACACAGTTTAGGATTACCTAGGTGGAAGACTGTCTTCTTTGTACTTGTTCCAATGAATTTGAGGGGTATACTTGTCGGGCTTCTCTCAGCTTTTCTCAGGGCATTCAGCGAGACAGCACCTGTGCTCTTCACTGCTGGAGCAGCATTTTATGGCTTCTATGGATTAGACGGCCCCTCAAGCACATTGCCTCTCCTCGTATGGAACTTCGCAAAGACACCATATGAAAACTGGCAAAAACTGGCATGGGGCGCGAGCTCTATACTTGCACTTGTTAGCATCTCCTTATCTCTCATTATTAGGAAAGCTACAAAAGAGGTGAGATTCTAA
- a CDS encoding alkaline phosphatase family protein, whose product MKLIYLVLDGVADKPEDGPTSLELANKPFLDKVASLSRCGLMYTVGKGIAPESDAAVMSILGYDPHKEYTGRGPVEAVGAGLELREGYEVAFRANFATIDPKTRKILDRRCGRNLSSEEAHELAKAVDGLELGVYDGYARVVATVGHRAVVIIGSKTHRVSDNVSNTDPAYEKHGYVSIAKSSFEPYVAEAKPLDGTEEARIMATLVNKFTEKIIQILKDHPINQERIKNGKMPANVILLRDSGGRLPRLEEINKKFGLRFGAVAEMPVEIGIARILKMDMESVPPPTEDKAVDYKIRLEATMKLLERNDVVYVHLKGPDEPGHDGDVKRKVESIELIDRYYVGPLLEQISGKEIALLVTADHATPYTRKSHTDDPVPVVLMLPRNKQDGLKRLTEKECSRGSLGVFQHGYELLPRILEMIKSP is encoded by the coding sequence GTGAAGCTGATTTATCTTGTACTAGATGGTGTTGCAGACAAGCCTGAAGATGGTCCTACATCTCTAGAGCTAGCAAACAAACCGTTTCTCGATAAGGTTGCTTCGCTCTCTAGATGCGGTTTAATGTATACTGTTGGAAAAGGCATTGCTCCCGAAAGCGACGCAGCTGTAATGTCAATCCTCGGATACGACCCACATAAAGAATATACTGGCCGTGGACCCGTTGAGGCTGTGGGTGCAGGGTTAGAGCTGAGAGAAGGTTACGAGGTTGCATTTAGGGCCAATTTTGCTACCATAGACCCAAAGACGAGAAAAATCCTTGATAGGAGATGCGGAAGAAACCTTTCTAGCGAAGAGGCCCACGAGCTTGCCAAGGCAGTAGACGGTTTGGAGCTAGGAGTCTACGATGGGTATGCACGTGTAGTTGCGACTGTTGGACATAGGGCTGTAGTGATTATCGGAAGCAAGACTCACAGGGTGTCAGACAATGTCAGCAATACAGATCCTGCTTATGAGAAGCATGGTTATGTCTCGATTGCAAAATCTTCATTTGAGCCCTACGTAGCAGAGGCAAAACCACTGGACGGAACAGAGGAGGCAAGAATCATGGCTACTCTCGTCAACAAGTTTACCGAGAAGATAATCCAGATACTTAAAGACCACCCAATCAACCAGGAAAGAATAAAGAACGGTAAGATGCCTGCAAACGTAATTTTACTGAGGGATTCTGGGGGAAGACTTCCAAGGCTAGAAGAAATAAACAAGAAATTTGGCTTAAGGTTTGGCGCTGTAGCCGAGATGCCTGTGGAAATAGGAATCGCGAGAATATTGAAAATGGACATGGAAAGTGTGCCGCCTCCTACAGAGGACAAAGCCGTGGATTACAAGATTAGGCTTGAAGCCACCATGAAGTTGTTGGAGCGAAACGATGTCGTCTATGTTCATCTAAAGGGGCCCGATGAGCCTGGACACGATGGAGACGTGAAAAGAAAAGTAGAATCTATAGAGCTAATTGATAGATACTATGTTGGTCCTCTCCTAGAACAAATTAGCGGCAAAGAAATTGCTTTGCTGGTTACAGCTGACCACGCCACTCCTTATACTCGTAAATCTCACACAGATGACCCAGTACCCGTAGTTTTAATGCTACCTAGAAACAAGCAGGACGGATTAAAAAGGCTTACAGAAAAGGAGTGCAGTCGAGGTTCGCTTGGAGTATTCCAGCACGGCTATGAACTCCTTCCAAGGATCCTTGAAATGATTAAAAGTCCTTAG
- a CDS encoding NAD+ synthase produces the protein MQTIPDMNWEAVTEHIARELRNYIVREAGKSGGVIGVSGGVDSAVTLLLTVRAIGAQNVHALILPSKTTPKEDLEDAFSVLELARVPKENIEVINIEPILESFEKNLGDLTKEERGNLAARVRMCILHQRAYRKNALVIGTGDKSELLLGYFTKYGDGGVDILPIGDLYKTQVRKLGVFLGLPERIAFKPSSPRLWPGQTAEGELGLSYEIADLILYSIFEMGIAPEKVPENLHIEKKYVDRVMELYKRSEHKRNPPKIIRVSRH, from the coding sequence ATGCAAACCATACCAGACATGAATTGGGAAGCTGTAACTGAACACATAGCTCGAGAACTGCGGAATTACATTGTCCGAGAGGCAGGTAAAAGCGGGGGAGTAATTGGAGTTAGCGGAGGGGTCGACAGCGCTGTGACACTGCTATTAACTGTGCGGGCTATTGGAGCACAAAACGTACATGCATTGATTCTACCTTCAAAGACTACACCCAAAGAAGATCTTGAAGATGCTTTTTCTGTCTTAGAATTGGCAAGGGTCCCCAAGGAAAACATAGAGGTTATCAATATTGAACCAATCTTGGAGAGCTTTGAGAAAAACCTGGGAGATTTAACCAAAGAGGAGAGAGGAAACCTTGCAGCCCGTGTCAGAATGTGCATTCTGCACCAAAGAGCATATAGGAAAAACGCCTTGGTCATAGGGACAGGGGATAAAAGTGAGCTTCTTCTCGGATACTTTACAAAGTATGGTGACGGTGGAGTAGATATATTGCCAATAGGAGATCTATACAAGACACAGGTCAGAAAACTTGGAGTTTTCTTAGGGCTTCCAGAACGAATAGCGTTTAAGCCTAGTAGCCCCAGGCTGTGGCCAGGACAAACCGCCGAGGGCGAACTTGGGCTAAGCTATGAAATAGCTGACCTGATCCTTTACAGTATCTTTGAGATGGGTATAGCTCCTGAGAAAGTCCCCGAAAACCTTCACATAGAGAAAAAATACGTAGATCGCGTCATGGAGCTTTACAAGAGGAGTGAACATAAACGGAATCCACCCAAAATAATCAGGGTCAGCAGACATTAA